A genomic segment from Pseudoduganella chitinolytica encodes:
- a CDS encoding type VI secretion system Vgr family protein, with translation MNTLRRTILDLIHDRQFNRILRLSFPNDDAPAAQFLVDKLDANESLSRDFEFTVELLSDNACIPLKEMQGKLLSIELVRGDGSLRYFSGYVFSFQRRRSDGGMTFYEARLGPWLKFLGFRKDNYLFHGKTLRQQTESIFEDYGVHPRWDWRVTAEDPAMTDACQFDETDFNYLSRRWEAAGWYYWYEHEADGHRLVVASDSTYAPAVDGDVEVRFHGAGGAHDEDAFDRWSPERRFVPANVALSAFDFKDPSPRHASLPTLNQQGDVPELESYEYAGAYGLKGRGDGDAQSRVRMEEIEATARVVEAEGNSRHVAPGRWFRLVDHFNHDFHSGSSDPAKDDFLVLAVRHVATNNYLRSDDEKIQYRNGVTCTRKSYPWRPGRGFNSTRTRILAPQTAVVVGAAGDDNVHTDRYGRVRVQFHWDRIGEHDDRSSAWIRVASAWAGAELGAAAIPRVGMEVIVQWIDGCPDRPLITGAVFNERNMPPWTVPTQQALTGLRSRELVPGGGNRPGGRSNHLVLDDTSGQIQAQLKSDHLHSQLSLGHVTRIDDNRGRLDARGEGWELRTDGHGVVRAGKGMLVTTEPRMQAQSHIKDMGETAERLKTAHGLHDASASAALQGKAQESGHQHDVADALKAQNDAIRGTGGPFPELGEAHLVLSSPAGIETTTAQSTHIASDRHTALTTGRNLSVAAGESFFASVKETFRLFVHKAGMKLVAAAGKITVQAHDGGVEIIANKVLSLISQSDWIDLKGKKGVRLHGSGSMVEISDLVQVFTSKPVQFHGNLQTLGPKNMPHPGAEHKITVADPQTPQEPMHLVFTLHSTAGGRPWSSVPYTLLKDGAKVEDGITDDLGRIAVEHRAGPANYQVQLPNGHVYDLAAVPQFEPAGSDAHREQRLSNTGARAVAGTTASREYC, from the coding sequence ATGAATACACTCCGCCGCACCATCCTCGATCTCATCCACGACAGACAGTTCAACCGCATCCTGCGTCTCTCGTTTCCAAACGACGACGCACCGGCAGCGCAATTCCTGGTCGACAAGCTCGACGCAAACGAAAGCCTGTCCAGGGATTTCGAGTTCACGGTTGAACTACTATCCGACAATGCCTGCATCCCCTTGAAGGAGATGCAGGGAAAACTGCTCTCGATCGAACTCGTACGCGGCGACGGCAGCCTGCGTTACTTTTCGGGGTATGTCTTCAGCTTCCAGCGCCGTCGTTCCGACGGCGGCATGACGTTCTACGAGGCCAGGCTGGGGCCATGGCTGAAGTTCCTCGGCTTTCGCAAGGATAACTACCTCTTCCATGGCAAAACCTTGCGCCAGCAGACGGAAAGCATTTTCGAAGACTACGGCGTCCATCCGCGCTGGGACTGGCGGGTAACGGCCGAGGATCCCGCCATGACGGATGCATGCCAGTTCGACGAGACGGATTTCAACTACCTGAGCCGCCGCTGGGAGGCTGCGGGATGGTACTACTGGTATGAGCACGAGGCGGATGGCCACCGCCTGGTCGTCGCCAGCGATTCCACGTATGCGCCGGCAGTCGATGGCGATGTGGAAGTTCGATTCCACGGCGCAGGCGGCGCGCACGACGAAGACGCCTTCGACCGCTGGTCGCCGGAGCGCCGTTTCGTCCCGGCCAACGTCGCGCTGAGCGCCTTCGATTTCAAGGATCCAAGCCCCCGGCATGCCTCCCTGCCCACGCTGAACCAGCAGGGGGACGTGCCCGAACTCGAATCGTACGAGTATGCCGGCGCATACGGGCTGAAAGGTCGCGGCGACGGGGATGCACAGAGCCGTGTCCGGATGGAAGAGATCGAAGCGACAGCCAGGGTCGTCGAGGCCGAAGGCAACAGCCGCCACGTCGCGCCGGGCCGCTGGTTCCGTCTCGTGGATCATTTCAATCACGACTTCCACAGTGGCAGCAGCGATCCGGCCAAGGACGATTTTCTGGTGCTGGCGGTGCGCCACGTGGCCACCAACAACTACTTGCGCAGCGACGACGAGAAAATCCAGTATCGCAACGGGGTAACGTGCACGCGCAAGAGCTATCCGTGGCGGCCTGGCCGGGGCTTCAACAGCACGCGGACCAGGATCCTGGCACCACAGACTGCTGTCGTGGTCGGCGCGGCCGGCGATGACAACGTCCATACCGATCGATATGGCCGGGTGCGGGTCCAGTTTCATTGGGACCGGATCGGCGAGCATGACGACCGCAGCTCGGCATGGATTCGGGTTGCCAGCGCCTGGGCGGGTGCCGAGCTTGGCGCGGCGGCGATTCCGCGCGTCGGTATGGAAGTGATCGTCCAGTGGATCGACGGGTGTCCGGACCGTCCGCTCATCACCGGCGCCGTGTTCAACGAGCGCAACATGCCGCCCTGGACCGTTCCCACGCAACAGGCGCTGACCGGGCTGCGCAGCCGTGAGCTGGTGCCGGGCGGGGGCAACCGGCCGGGCGGGCGCAGCAACCACCTGGTGCTGGACGACACCAGCGGCCAGATCCAGGCGCAGCTCAAGAGCGACCACCTGCACAGCCAGCTCTCGCTCGGACACGTCACCCGGATCGACGACAACCGGGGCCGGCTCGATGCGCGTGGCGAAGGCTGGGAACTGCGCACGGACGGGCATGGCGTGGTGCGCGCCGGCAAGGGCATGCTCGTCACGACAGAACCACGCATGCAGGCACAGTCGCACATCAAGGACATGGGCGAGACCGCCGAGCGCCTGAAGACCGCACACGGCCTGCACGATGCCAGCGCCTCGGCCGCGCTGCAGGGCAAGGCGCAGGAGAGCGGACACCAGCACGACGTGGCCGATGCGCTCAAGGCGCAGAACGACGCCATCCGCGGCACCGGCGGACCATTTCCCGAGCTGGGCGAGGCGCATCTCGTGCTGTCCAGCCCGGCTGGCATCGAGACGACGACAGCGCAGTCGACCCACATCGCCAGCGACCGGCACACGGCACTGACGACGGGCCGCAACCTGTCGGTCGCCGCGGGAGAGAGCTTCTTTGCGAGCGTGAAGGAAACCTTCCGGCTGTTCGTGCACAAGGCGGGCATGAAACTCGTCGCGGCCGCCGGCAAGATCACGGTGCAGGCCCACGATGGCGGGGTCGAGATCATTGCCAACAAGGTGCTCTCGCTCATCAGCCAGTCCGACTGGATCGACCTGAAAGGGAAGAAGGGAGTCCGGCTGCACGGGTCTGGGTCCATGGTAGAGATCAGCGATCTGGTACAGGTCTTCACGTCGAAACCGGTGCAGTTCCACGGCAACCTCCAGACACTCGGCCCCAAGAACATGCCGCATCCCGGCGCAGAACACAAGATCACGGTCGCCGATCCGCAAACCCCGCAGGAACCGATGCACCTCGTGTTTACGCTGCACAGCACCGCAGGCGGGCGGCCGTGGTCCAGTGTTCCCTACACGCTGCTCAAGGACGGCGCCAAGGTGGAGGACGGGATTACCGACGACCTGGGCAGGATCGCGGTCGAACACCGCGCAGGCCCTGCCAACTACCAGGTCCAGCTGCCGAACGGCCACGTCTACGACCTGGCGGCCGTTCCGCAATTCGAGCCGGCAGGTTCCGATGCGCATCGCGAGCAGAGGCTGTCGAATACCGGGGCACGCGCGGTCGCGGGCACGACGGCGAGCCGCGAATATTGCTGA
- a CDS encoding phospholipase D-like domain-containing protein — protein MPDTITRAEKVHIDERSRQARSTGQWFLENRTATHPVTHNNGLTFFICGETAFADIAKRIRNAKHSINIICWGFDPGIELVRTGTTWPRGDTYGDLLVAAGKRGVKVRILVWYSKLGSGSAMNMPGYSHDTNPWPAAPGLSEGGNLSAQRARALTEDYYLRSGVQHPIKTPQGSRLFGPEHMGMIGLAARAEYCNKWYNAAFAGKFDHVEIRTRAGDADAIKSSLATEKYQPGTLGTIEVERAGMVRVGTHHQKTIVIDYDHADGAHATGYVKGLNSVTEYWDTEAHLIEDPRRETGSVREAGEAVQVEANQKPDAGFATFKPYRDYACRIDAGGALAAVFENFRRAWARTGSSDLGDQPAVPQALKRTVVPGTHSSVQIVRTQPQENDKTIKEMYFLATDQAALASGYLYVENQYFQYQEWSERLIQARKNVMAAWKAGAAKAGKSKADMPLMHVFIVIPVPERAQMVPRTYDTLAVLGQQAGMAGQSDLIDKENKKRYTGVMVDDIGRPTGAVYSKPAIVEYANRIDKPTIDALEKQFGLKVAVSMLQTSGISQRRMRYREIYIHSKMLLIDDTFISFGSANLNQRSMSVDSEINFATNDARHATDLRRRIFGQLSGGGFDGKAGTRDDMSQTYILWTERMTKNQLAKGDSNAMIGFLLPLWDNRSSTMRLG, from the coding sequence ATGCCAGATACGATCACCCGCGCCGAAAAGGTCCACATCGATGAACGCAGCCGCCAGGCCAGGAGTACTGGCCAGTGGTTCCTTGAAAACCGCACGGCGACCCACCCGGTTACCCACAACAATGGGCTCACCTTCTTCATTTGCGGCGAAACCGCCTTCGCGGACATCGCGAAACGCATCCGGAATGCGAAACATTCGATCAATATCATCTGTTGGGGTTTCGATCCCGGCATCGAGCTGGTGCGCACCGGCACGACGTGGCCGCGCGGCGACACCTACGGAGACCTCCTGGTTGCCGCCGGCAAGCGTGGCGTCAAGGTGCGCATACTGGTCTGGTACAGCAAGCTTGGCAGCGGTTCGGCGATGAACATGCCAGGGTATTCGCATGACACGAATCCATGGCCCGCGGCTCCCGGATTAAGCGAAGGAGGCAATCTATCGGCCCAACGGGCTCGCGCATTGACCGAAGATTACTACCTGAGATCCGGGGTCCAGCATCCGATCAAGACTCCGCAAGGCTCCCGCCTCTTTGGACCGGAGCATATGGGCATGATTGGATTGGCGGCGCGGGCAGAGTATTGCAACAAGTGGTACAACGCGGCCTTTGCCGGCAAGTTCGACCATGTCGAGATACGGACCCGGGCCGGCGACGCGGATGCCATCAAGTCCAGCCTCGCCACCGAAAAATATCAGCCCGGCACCCTGGGGACAATCGAGGTCGAACGGGCCGGCATGGTAAGGGTCGGCACTCATCATCAAAAGACGATCGTCATCGACTATGACCATGCCGATGGTGCCCATGCAACCGGCTACGTCAAGGGCCTCAATTCGGTAACGGAATACTGGGACACGGAAGCCCATCTCATCGAGGATCCGCGCCGCGAGACCGGCAGTGTGCGTGAAGCGGGGGAAGCGGTCCAGGTCGAGGCGAACCAAAAGCCGGACGCGGGGTTCGCTACCTTCAAGCCGTACCGAGACTATGCCTGCCGGATCGACGCCGGAGGAGCGCTTGCCGCCGTGTTCGAGAATTTCCGCCGTGCCTGGGCGCGCACGGGCTCGTCCGATTTGGGCGACCAACCGGCAGTTCCCCAGGCACTCAAGCGCACGGTGGTTCCTGGCACGCACTCTTCGGTGCAGATCGTCCGCACCCAGCCCCAGGAAAACGACAAGACGATCAAGGAGATGTATTTCCTTGCTACCGACCAGGCCGCGTTAGCTTCGGGCTATCTGTATGTCGAGAACCAGTATTTCCAGTACCAGGAATGGTCCGAACGCCTGATCCAGGCGCGCAAGAACGTCATGGCCGCGTGGAAGGCGGGTGCGGCGAAGGCCGGCAAGAGCAAGGCCGACATGCCGCTGATGCACGTGTTCATCGTGATTCCCGTGCCGGAACGAGCGCAGATGGTCCCGCGCACCTACGACACCCTGGCCGTTCTTGGCCAGCAAGCCGGAATGGCCGGGCAGTCCGATCTCATCGACAAGGAAAACAAGAAGCGCTACACGGGGGTCATGGTCGACGACATCGGGCGGCCTACCGGCGCCGTCTATTCGAAACCGGCGATCGTCGAATACGCCAACCGGATCGACAAGCCCACCATCGACGCGCTGGAGAAGCAGTTTGGCCTGAAGGTGGCCGTGTCCATGCTGCAGACGAGCGGCATCAGCCAGCGCCGCATGCGTTATCGCGAAATCTATATCCATTCGAAGATGCTGTTGATCGACGATACCTTCATCAGTTTTGGCAGTGCCAACCTCAACCAGCGCAGCATGTCCGTGGACAGCGAGATCAATTTTGCGACGAACGATGCCAGGCATGCGACGGATTTGCGGCGGAGGATATTCGGTCAGCTTAGTGGTGGTGGCTTCGATGGGAAAGCTGGAACGCGAGATGATATGTCGCAAACCTATATTCTCTGGACCGAGCGAATGACCAAAAACCAGCTTGCAAAGGGCGACTCAAACGCGATGATAGGGTTTCTCCTGCCGCTTTGGGATAACCGCAGCAGCACGATGAGATTGGGCTAA
- a CDS encoding SEL1-like repeat protein has translation MKKLHLRKLTYGVLAVVAAICFFMGFKVPYTHYKAEQALPRNEQLPLFNPHRPAFTCEIEATKVPPIDAQADAWFREARALEDPDTWEEDRDYKKIVQLTRAAAERRHWKAMLNLASLYLEERDPPHGPDDAVALVEEAMRLGIPAAYDRMGTYYMEGIGVPAGASLAFAFWQKAAEMGSPQAMAYLGDKISATWDSPKDGFWANIPVATKMLGCALGQGYGPAASTLYYLQAWPRSPNGSRSGPRTAATKALALQTLQQGIRLGCANCARFLLVEFEQPDDLADMLVPHLDKARSERYRVLYDALHWNPDLRLPNLDKILPLPPAQLPQWNGDKKALIEAAKGVTLKRGQAEPGPAPQANGRAQVEAAYDLHPCDDTTAEGTAPCAGYWAPTAPGGSAQLRKHLATLPPGLYRPGEPFDSLYDPAVTGAAPIAGLVWRCFITVHRDHSAVAPVAVAGIAREILPAELGLSCAADMPCPATGVWQPWLPSGHPASAALNQPWRQAWMTAGQRFPIPWHGAEPPFDPIELTWHLMEAGKTSNGSQTA, from the coding sequence ATGAAAAAGCTTCATTTGCGCAAACTCACTTACGGCGTACTTGCTGTGGTCGCCGCCATCTGCTTCTTCATGGGGTTCAAAGTGCCATACACTCACTACAAGGCCGAGCAGGCATTGCCGCGCAACGAACAGCTCCCTCTCTTCAACCCGCACAGGCCTGCCTTCACCTGCGAAATCGAAGCCACCAAGGTGCCGCCCATCGATGCGCAGGCCGACGCGTGGTTCCGTGAGGCACGTGCGCTGGAAGACCCCGACACGTGGGAAGAAGACCGCGACTACAAGAAGATCGTTCAGCTGACGCGCGCTGCGGCGGAGCGGCGCCACTGGAAGGCGATGCTCAACTTGGCGAGCCTGTACCTGGAAGAGCGCGATCCGCCCCACGGCCCGGACGACGCCGTGGCGCTGGTGGAAGAGGCGATGCGGCTTGGCATTCCTGCTGCTTACGACAGGATGGGTACGTACTACATGGAAGGCATCGGGGTGCCGGCGGGCGCTAGCCTCGCCTTCGCGTTCTGGCAGAAGGCTGCGGAGATGGGCAGCCCGCAGGCGATGGCATACCTCGGCGACAAAATATCGGCGACGTGGGATAGTCCTAAGGATGGGTTCTGGGCCAATATTCCTGTCGCCACCAAGATGCTCGGATGCGCTCTCGGCCAGGGCTACGGCCCGGCGGCATCCACTCTGTACTATCTTCAGGCATGGCCACGTTCGCCGAACGGTAGCCGGTCTGGACCGAGGACCGCTGCTACCAAGGCGCTGGCGCTGCAGACGTTGCAACAAGGAATCAGGCTGGGATGCGCGAATTGTGCCCGCTTCCTTCTAGTGGAATTCGAGCAGCCAGATGACCTCGCGGACATGCTGGTTCCGCATCTGGATAAGGCAAGGTCTGAGCGCTACCGTGTACTGTATGACGCCCTGCATTGGAATCCCGACCTTCGCCTGCCCAACCTGGACAAGATTCTGCCGCTGCCGCCAGCGCAGCTTCCCCAATGGAACGGCGACAAGAAGGCATTGATCGAGGCCGCGAAAGGCGTCACGCTCAAGCGGGGGCAAGCCGAGCCGGGCCCGGCGCCGCAGGCAAACGGGCGCGCCCAGGTCGAAGCAGCCTACGACCTGCATCCATGCGACGACACGACGGCCGAGGGCACCGCGCCGTGCGCTGGATATTGGGCGCCAACGGCACCAGGTGGATCAGCGCAACTGCGGAAGCACCTCGCGACCCTGCCCCCAGGCCTGTATCGGCCGGGCGAGCCGTTCGACAGCTTGTATGACCCCGCCGTGACGGGCGCCGCTCCGATCGCCGGGCTGGTGTGGCGGTGCTTTATCACAGTGCATCGGGACCACAGCGCCGTCGCGCCGGTAGCCGTGGCCGGCATCGCACGCGAAATCCTCCCTGCCGAATTGGGCCTTTCATGCGCCGCAGACATGCCGTGCCCGGCGACCGGCGTGTGGCAGCCATGGCTGCCGTCCGGGCATCCCGCAAGCGCCGCGCTCAACCAGCCATGGCGCCAGGCATGGATGACCGCGGGACAGCGTTTCCCGATTCCATGGCACGGCGCGGAGCCACCATTCGATCCCATCGAACTGACGTGGCACCTGATGGAAGCCGGCAAGACTTCGAACGGAAGCCAGACAGCATGA
- a CDS encoding PAAR domain-containing protein, producing the protein MKHQGRGVIRMNDKTDHGGHVSAVSSGTIVMGSEAALAGDMTTCPKCKGNYPIKPDGAGARHEGRPYAYDGDMTACGAKLISSL; encoded by the coding sequence ATGAAACACCAGGGACGCGGTGTGATCCGCATGAACGACAAGACCGACCATGGCGGCCACGTGTCCGCCGTGTCGTCCGGCACCATCGTGATGGGCTCGGAAGCCGCACTGGCCGGGGACATGACGACCTGCCCGAAGTGCAAGGGCAATTACCCCATCAAGCCCGACGGTGCCGGTGCCAGGCATGAGGGCCGCCCCTACGCTTACGACGGCGATATGACCGCCTGCGGTGCCAAGCTGATCTCGTCACTGTGA
- a CDS encoding SEL1-like repeat protein: protein MRKLSYGALAAVAAVCSYKAFQIPYGQYKAEQALPRNEQLALFNPHRPTFTCEIEATKVPPIDAEADAWFREARALEGPDTWEEDRDYKKIVQLTRAAAERRHWKAMLNLASLYLEKRDPPHGARDALALVEEAMRLGIPAAYDRMGTYYSEGVGVPGDATRAFAFWQKAAEMGSPQAMAYLGDKVSATWDSPGDGFWANIPVATKMLECALGQGYGPAAYSLFEMHAWPRVANGNPSGPRTAATKALALQTLQQGIRLGCADCARFLLVEFERPDDLADMLVPYLDKARSERYRVLYDALHWNPDLRLPNLDKILPLPPAQLPQWNGDKKALIEAAKGVTLKRGQAEPGPAPQANGRAHVDAAYDLRPCDDTTTAVAAPCAGYWAPTAPGGPSQLRTHLATLPPGLYRPGEPFDSLYDPAVTGAAPITGLVWRRFITVHRDREAVAPVAVAGIAREIPPAELGLSCAAGMPCPVTGAWQPWLSSGHPAGAALNQPWRQAWVVAGQPFPTPWHGDKHHSIRPN, encoded by the coding sequence TTGCGCAAGCTCTCCTACGGCGCACTTGCAGCGGTCGCCGCCGTCTGCTCGTACAAGGCATTCCAGATACCATACGGTCAGTACAAGGCCGAGCAGGCATTGCCTCGCAATGAACAACTCGCCCTCTTCAATCCGCACCGCCCCACCTTCACTTGCGAGATCGAGGCGACCAAGGTGCCGCCCATCGATGCCGAGGCCGATGCGTGGTTCCGTGAGGCCCGGGCGCTGGAAGGTCCGGACACGTGGGAAGAGGACCGCGACTACAAGAAAATCGTCCAGCTGACGCGCGCCGCAGCGGAGCGGCGCCACTGGAAGGCCATGCTGAACCTGGCCAGCCTGTACCTGGAGAAGCGCGATCCGCCCCACGGCGCGCGCGATGCCCTGGCGCTGGTGGAAGAAGCGATGCGGCTTGGCATCCCTGCCGCCTATGACAGGATGGGAACGTACTACAGCGAGGGCGTCGGCGTGCCCGGGGACGCGACCCGTGCCTTCGCGTTCTGGCAGAAAGCGGCGGAGATGGGTAGCCCGCAGGCGATGGCGTACCTGGGCGACAAGGTGTCAGCAACGTGGGATAGCCCTGGAGACGGATTCTGGGCCAACATTCCTGTCGCTACCAAAATGCTCGAATGTGCTCTCGGCCAGGGATATGGCCCTGCAGCGTACAGCTTGTTCGAAATGCATGCATGGCCACGAGTGGCCAATGGTAACCCATCCGGACCGCGGACTGCCGCCACCAAAGCATTGGCGCTCCAGACCTTGCAACAAGGGATCAGGCTCGGATGCGCGGACTGTGCCCGCTTCCTTTTAGTCGAATTCGAGCGCCCGGATGACCTCGCGGACATGCTGGTCCCATACCTGGACAAGGCAAGGTCCGAGCGCTACCGTGTACTGTATGACGCCCTGCACTGGAATCCCGACCTGCGACTGCCCAACCTGGACAAGATCCTGCCGCTACCGCCCGCCCAGCTTCCCCAGTGGAACGGCGACAAGAAGGCATTGATCGAGGCCGCGAAAGGCGTCACGCTCAAGCGGGGGCAAGCCGAGCCGGGCCCGGCGCCGCAGGCAAACGGGCGCGCCCACGTCGATGCCGCCTACGACCTGCGTCCCTGCGACGACACGACAACTGCGGTCGCTGCGCCGTGCGCTGGATATTGGGCGCCAACGGCACCAGGTGGACCGTCGCAACTGCGGACGCACCTCGCGACCCTGCCCCCAGGCCTGTATCGGCCGGGCGAGCCGTTCGACAGCTTGTATGACCCCGCCGTGACGGGCGCCGCTCCGATCACCGGCCTGGTGTGGCGGCGCTTTATCACGGTGCATCGGGACCGCGAAGCCGTCGCACCGGTTGCCGTGGCTGGCATCGCACGCGAAATCCCCCCTGCCGAACTGGGCCTCTCGTGCGCCGCAGGCATGCCCTGCCCGGTGACCGGCGCCTGGCAGCCGTGGCTGTCGTCCGGCCATCCCGCAGGCGCTGCGCTCAACCAGCCATGGCGCCAGGCATGGGTGGTTGCGGGACAGCCTTTTCCAACTCCATGGCATGGGGACAAGCACCATTCGATCCGACCGAACTGA
- a CDS encoding PAAR domain-containing protein produces MKHQGRGVIRMNDKTDHGGHVSAVSSGTIVMGSEAALAGDITTCPKCKGDYPIKPDGAGARHQGRPYAYDDDMTACGAKLISSV; encoded by the coding sequence ATGAAACACCAGGGACGCGGTGTGATCCGCATGAACGACAAGACCGACCATGGCGGGCACGTGTCCGCCGTGTCGTCCGGCACCATCGTGATGGGTTCGGAAGCCGCACTGGCCGGGGACATAACGACCTGCCCGAAGTGCAAGGGCGACTACCCCATCAAGCCGGACGGTGCCGGTGCCAGGCATCAGGGCCGCCCGTACGCTTACGACGACGATATGACCGCCTGCGGTGCCAAGCTGATCTCGTCAGTGTGA
- a CDS encoding DUF6396 domain-containing protein yields MLECALGQGYGPAAYTLLYLHSWPRSPDGSRSGPRTAATKALALQTLQQGIRLGCADCARSLLVEFDRPDDLADMLVPHTDKARSERYHVLHDALHWNPDLRLPNLDKILPLPPAQLPQWNGDKKALIEAAQGATPKPPPAEASAAPHANRHPQVDPGAGALRLAESAV; encoded by the coding sequence ATGCTCGAATGTGCTCTCGGCCAGGGATACGGTCCGGCTGCATACACTCTGCTATATCTACATTCGTGGCCACGTTCGCCCGACGGTAGTCGGTCTGGACCGAGGACCGCTGCTACGAAGGCGCTGGCGCTGCAGACGCTGCAACAGGGAATTAGGCTAGGATGCGCGGACTGTGCCCGCTCCCTTTTAGTGGAATTTGATCGCCCGGATGACCTCGCGGACATGCTGGTCCCACACACGGACAAGGCACGATCGGAGCGCTACCACGTACTGCATGACGCCCTGCACTGGAATCCCGACCTGCGCCTGCCGAACCTGGACAAGATCCTGCCGCTGCCGCCCGCCCAGCTTCCCCAGTGGAATGGCGACAAGAAGGCATTGATCGAAGCCGCGCAAGGCGCCACGCCCAAGCCACCGCCAGCCGAGGCGAGCGCGGCGCCGCACGCAAACAGGCACCCCCAAGTCGATCCGGGCGCGGGCGCGCTGCGGCTGGCTGAGTCGGCAGTGTAG
- a CDS encoding riboflavin synthase, with product MFTGIVAAVGKIKTVTPLPGGHDAGVRLDIDAGPLPLADVGLGDSIAINGACMTVVEKTDSSFVVDVSRESLNCTAGLDTPAEVNLEKALTLAERLGGHLVSGHVDGLGVVRKFEPVGESYELVVEAPRELAKYLAFKGSVVVNGVSLTVNRVEDVADGCRFSINLIPHTIHVTTLKHLTVGAKVNLEIDLIARYVERMLSVEQKGT from the coding sequence ATGTTTACTGGAATCGTCGCCGCTGTCGGCAAGATCAAGACCGTCACTCCGCTGCCGGGTGGCCATGACGCAGGCGTGCGCCTGGACATCGACGCGGGCCCGCTGCCGCTCGCGGACGTGGGCCTGGGCGACTCGATCGCCATCAACGGCGCCTGCATGACGGTGGTGGAGAAGACCGACAGCTCGTTCGTGGTCGACGTGTCGCGCGAAAGCCTGAACTGCACGGCCGGTCTCGATACGCCGGCGGAAGTCAACCTGGAAAAGGCGCTGACGCTGGCCGAACGCCTGGGCGGCCACCTGGTTTCCGGCCACGTGGACGGCCTCGGCGTCGTGCGCAAGTTCGAGCCGGTCGGCGAGTCCTATGAACTGGTGGTGGAAGCGCCGCGCGAGCTGGCCAAATACCTGGCGTTCAAGGGCTCGGTGGTCGTCAACGGCGTCTCGCTGACGGTGAACCGCGTGGAAGACGTGGCCGACGGCTGCCGCTTCTCGATCAACCTGATCCCGCACACGATCCACGTCACGACCTTGAAGCACCTGACGGTGGGCGCCAAGGTCAACCTGGAAATCGACCTGATCGCCCGCTATGTCGAGCGCATGCTGTCGGTGGAGCAGAAGGGCACCTGA
- the ribD gene encoding bifunctional diaminohydroxyphosphoribosylaminopyrimidine deaminase/5-amino-6-(5-phosphoribosylamino)uracil reductase RibD — MNITISNDHEGMRLALQWAGKGLYTTSPNPHIGCVIVKDGVVVGEGVTQPAGQDHAEIQALKDAAQRGHDVRGATAYVTLEPCSHYGRTPPCCDALVRAGLGRVVAAMEDPNPLVAGQGMARLAAAGIEVSSGLMADEAYELNIGFFSRMRRQLPWVRLKTAASLDGMTALHNGSSQWITGEAARADGHAWRARACAILTGIGTVKADDPQLNVRAVATPRQPRRIVVDSRLEIDPAAKVLAGGGTLVVAAVRDHDKEARLRDLGAEVITLANAHGKVDLAELMRELGRRQVNELHVEAGTKLNGSLVRERCVDELLVYLAPTLLGDAQGMFALPALASLADKHTLKFHEVRSVGDDLRILARFTGRIAA; from the coding sequence ATGAACATCACGATCAGCAACGACCACGAAGGCATGCGCCTGGCCCTGCAGTGGGCGGGAAAAGGGTTGTACACGACGTCGCCCAATCCCCACATCGGCTGCGTCATCGTCAAGGATGGCGTGGTTGTTGGCGAAGGCGTGACACAGCCCGCCGGCCAGGACCACGCGGAAATCCAGGCACTCAAGGACGCAGCGCAGCGGGGCCACGACGTGCGCGGCGCAACGGCCTACGTGACCCTGGAGCCGTGCAGCCACTATGGCCGCACGCCGCCTTGCTGCGATGCGCTGGTGCGCGCCGGCCTGGGGCGCGTGGTGGCGGCAATGGAAGACCCGAACCCGCTGGTGGCGGGGCAGGGAATGGCGCGCCTGGCCGCGGCCGGCATCGAAGTGTCGTCCGGCCTGATGGCGGACGAAGCGTACGAACTGAACATCGGCTTTTTCTCGCGCATGCGGCGCCAGCTGCCGTGGGTGCGCCTGAAAACGGCCGCCAGCCTGGATGGCATGACGGCCCTGCACAACGGCAGCAGCCAGTGGATCACGGGCGAAGCGGCCCGGGCGGACGGCCATGCGTGGCGCGCCCGCGCCTGTGCCATCCTGACAGGCATCGGCACGGTCAAGGCCGACGATCCGCAGCTGAACGTGCGGGCCGTGGCCACGCCGCGCCAGCCGCGCCGCATCGTCGTCGACAGCCGCCTGGAAATCGACCCGGCGGCCAAGGTGCTGGCAGGCGGTGGCACGCTGGTGGTGGCCGCCGTGCGCGACCACGACAAGGAAGCGCGGCTGCGCGACCTGGGCGCCGAGGTCATCACGCTGGCCAACGCGCACGGCAAGGTCGACCTGGCGGAACTGATGCGCGAGCTGGGCCGGCGCCAGGTCAACGAGCTGCACGTGGAGGCGGGCACGAAGCTGAACGGCTCGCTGGTGCGCGAGCGCTGCGTCGACGAGCTGCTGGTGTACCTCGCGCCCACGTTGCTGGGCGATGCGCAAGGCATGTTTGCCTTGCCCGCGCTTGCCAGCCTGGCGGACAAGCACACGCTGAAATTTCACGAGGTGCGCAGTGTCGGCGACGACCTGCGCATCCTGGCGCGCTTTACCGGTCGCATCGCCGCATAA